Proteins co-encoded in one Methylobacterium sp. WL1 genomic window:
- a CDS encoding ATP-binding cassette domain-containing protein encodes MNAGSRPEPEIVLSGAQAAYGGKPVLFEVDLTIRAGERVALMGRSGAGKSTLLGLIHAQARARTALIPQAAALVRTLSVFHNVYMGRLDRRSTLHNLRTLAFPARADLDEIRDILGEIGLAGELHAKAGALSGGQQQRVSVARALYNGRPILIGDEPVSALDRTQGGLVLERLARRHRTLVLALHDIALALAHTDRIVVLDAGRIVLDAPARDLDEAALAPFYGQAS; translated from the coding sequence GTGAACGCCGGATCCCGACCCGAGCCGGAGATCGTGCTGTCTGGCGCCCAGGCGGCCTATGGCGGCAAGCCGGTCCTGTTCGAGGTGGACCTGACCATCCGGGCCGGCGAGCGGGTCGCCCTGATGGGCCGCTCGGGGGCGGGCAAGTCCACCCTGCTCGGGCTCATCCACGCCCAAGCGCGCGCCCGCACCGCGCTGATCCCGCAGGCGGCGGCCCTGGTGCGGACCCTGTCGGTCTTCCACAACGTCTACATGGGCCGGCTCGACCGGCGCTCGACCCTGCACAACCTGCGCACGCTGGCGTTTCCGGCCCGCGCCGACCTGGACGAGATCCGGGACATCCTCGGGGAGATCGGGCTCGCCGGCGAACTCCACGCCAAGGCCGGCGCCCTGTCGGGCGGGCAGCAGCAGCGCGTCTCGGTGGCGCGCGCGCTCTACAACGGGCGCCCGATCCTGATCGGGGACGAGCCGGTCTCGGCTCTGGACCGTACGCAGGGCGGCCTCGTCCTGGAGCGGCTGGCCAGGCGCCACCGGACCCTGGTGCTGGCGCTCCACGACATCGCCCTGGCCCTCGCGCACACGGACCGGATCGTGGTCCTCGATGCCGGGCGCATCGTGCTCGACGCGCCCGCCCGCGACCTCGACGAGGCGGCCCTCGCCCCGTTCTACGGTCAAGCCTCGTGA